In Candidatus Nitrosarchaeum limnium SFB1, the following proteins share a genomic window:
- a CDS encoding 50S ribosomal protein L15e has translation MPSIQDKTWIRLWQENTPEIRERVVQWRKENAITRIDRPSRLQRARRLGYKAKQGIVVVRMRVGTGGMRKQRPVAGRRPKHLGVTRIKADDDMKTVATRRALERYPNLKLLGSYFVYKDGMHYWFEVIMADPQHKRIAQDKELRQRIPQILA, from the coding sequence ATGCCCAGCATACAAGATAAGACTTGGATCCGATTATGGCAAGAGAATACTCCGGAAATTCGAGAACGAGTAGTTCAATGGCGTAAAGAAAATGCCATTACAAGAATAGATAGACCAAGTCGTTTGCAAAGAGCCAGAAGATTAGGCTACAAAGCAAAACAGGGCATTGTTGTAGTTAGAATGAGAGTTGGTACTGGTGGTATGCGAAAACAAAGACCAGTAGCTGGTAGAAGACCAAAACATCTTGGTGTTACAAGAATCAAAGCAGATGATGACATGAAGACCGTTGCAACAAGAAGAGCTCTTGAAAGATATCCTAACTTGAAACTTTTGGGTTCATACTTTGTTTACAAAGATGGAATGCATTATTGGTTTGAAGTTATCATGGCAGATCCACAGCATAAAAGAATTGCACAAGACAAAGAATTACGACAAAGAATTCCACAAATACTAGCATAA